In one window of Longimicrobium sp. DNA:
- a CDS encoding YhjD/YihY/BrkB family envelope integrity protein, whose translation MDPTPERPLGELFRSLSSDATRLIRQEMALARAEITANVRTLAADAGKVVAGATLAAVGALVLVEALVLGLGVLLGRRYWLAALIVGAALLVAGGVLAFLGIRHARGRKVAPERALTELRETGDWARGEALELRAALTGAEPAPVRTVRSVAPEQTSPRSALPPLWKRVMKEFGEDDISNQAARVAYYFFLSLPPLVMALFATAGIFGGDDTADWLATRLGGMLPAEAGTLVGGFVDDVVRETHPGPLSVGLLLALWAASNVFMALEDTLNAVYHIRRKRGFVQRRLVVLGTLVAVGVLFVAGSAVLLAGPVLSRAMGLGAVGDTLWDLGQWPLSFALIVGAFWVIYYVLPLRDQRGSKSVLLRSSAIAAVLWLLATLAFRVYIANFGSYSATYGLLGTVIVLLLWMYVTSLVILLGGEISAEMER comes from the coding sequence ATGGACCCCACGCCCGAGCGGCCGCTGGGCGAGCTCTTCCGCTCCCTCAGCTCCGACGCCACGCGCCTCATCCGCCAGGAGATGGCGCTGGCCCGCGCCGAGATCACCGCCAACGTCCGCACCCTCGCCGCGGACGCCGGAAAGGTGGTCGCCGGCGCCACGCTCGCCGCCGTCGGGGCGCTGGTGCTGGTGGAGGCGCTGGTGCTGGGCCTGGGCGTCCTGCTCGGCCGCCGCTACTGGCTCGCCGCGCTGATCGTGGGCGCGGCCCTGCTCGTCGCCGGCGGCGTCCTCGCCTTTCTCGGCATCCGCCACGCGCGAGGCAGGAAGGTGGCTCCCGAGCGCGCCCTCACCGAGCTGCGCGAGACGGGCGACTGGGCTCGCGGCGAGGCACTGGAGCTGCGCGCGGCCCTCACCGGCGCGGAGCCGGCACCCGTTCGTACGGTGCGTTCGGTGGCGCCCGAGCAGACGTCGCCGAGGTCCGCGCTGCCGCCGCTGTGGAAGCGGGTGATGAAGGAGTTCGGCGAGGACGACATCTCCAACCAGGCGGCCAGGGTCGCGTACTACTTCTTCCTCTCCCTGCCGCCGCTGGTGATGGCGCTCTTTGCCACCGCGGGAATCTTTGGCGGCGACGATACCGCGGACTGGCTCGCTACGCGACTGGGCGGGATGCTCCCGGCGGAGGCGGGAACGCTCGTCGGCGGCTTCGTGGACGACGTGGTGCGCGAAACGCACCCCGGCCCGCTCTCGGTGGGGCTCCTCCTGGCGCTGTGGGCCGCCTCCAACGTCTTCATGGCGCTGGAAGACACGCTCAACGCCGTCTACCACATCCGAAGGAAGCGCGGCTTCGTGCAGCGGCGCCTCGTGGTGCTGGGGACGCTGGTGGCGGTGGGGGTGCTCTTCGTGGCGGGGAGCGCGGTGCTGCTGGCCGGCCCCGTCCTGTCGCGCGCCATGGGCCTCGGCGCCGTGGGCGACACGCTGTGGGACCTGGGGCAGTGGCCGCTCTCGTTCGCGCTGATCGTGGGCGCGTTCTGGGTGATCTACTACGTCCTCCCGCTGCGCGACCAGCGTGGAAGCAAATCAGTCCTCCTCCGCTCCTCCGCCATCGCCGCCGTCCTCTGGCTCCTGGCGACGCTCGCCTTCCGCGTCTACATCGCCAACTTCGGCTCGTACAGCGCCACCTACGGCCTGCTCGGCACCGTGATCGTGCTCCTGCTCTGGATGTACGTGACGTCGCTGGTGATCCTGCTGGGCGGGGAGATCAGCGCGGAGATGGAGCGATGA
- a CDS encoding NUDIX domain-containing protein, protein MRRVSQLAAGIVLFREEGGARRYLLVRSALTRRPIWEFPKGGVEAGETDAQAAERELQEEAGVRAEDYRVIDGFEEEERYVFTQGKGEGRTLIVKRVVYYLAEALTSEVRISHEAEDFRWATFEEAQRLLRFPGKRIVLERADQMLARMTPDAIPAT, encoded by the coding sequence ATGAGGCGGGTTTCGCAGCTGGCGGCTGGAATCGTGCTCTTTCGGGAGGAAGGCGGCGCGCGGCGGTACCTGCTGGTTCGCTCGGCGCTCACCCGCCGGCCGATCTGGGAGTTCCCCAAGGGCGGCGTGGAGGCCGGCGAGACCGACGCGCAGGCCGCCGAGCGCGAGCTGCAGGAGGAGGCCGGCGTCCGCGCCGAGGACTACCGCGTCATCGACGGCTTCGAGGAGGAGGAGCGCTACGTCTTCACCCAGGGCAAGGGCGAGGGGCGCACCCTCATCGTCAAGCGCGTCGTCTACTACCTCGCCGAGGCGCTGACCTCCGAGGTGCGCATCTCGCACGAGGCGGAGGACTTCCGCTGGGCCACCTTTGAAGAGGCGCAGCGCCTCCTGCGCTTCCCCGGCAAGCGCATCGTCCTGGAGCGCGCCGACCAGATGCTCGCGCGCATGACGCCGGACGCTATCCCCGCCACCTGA